A window of Vibrio gazogenes genomic DNA:
AGTACCATTTGGCAGTCGAAAAAAATTTACCGGGATGTACTGATAGCGTCACTGCTGATCAATGCTTTCGCAATTGCCGCACCAATGTTTTCCCGCTTAGTATATGACAAAGTCGTACCGAATCTCGCATTTGAAACACTCTGGGTTCTTTCCAGCGGTATCGTCTGTATTTTTCTGTTTGATATCACCCTGAAAATGCTCAGAAGCTATTTCATTGATGTCGCAGGAAAAAAATCAGACATTCTGATCTCTTCAAAACTCTACAGTAAGGTGCTGGGCATCCGTATGGAAAACCGTCCCCCTTCTGTCGGAGCATTTGCCAGACACCTACAAGAATTCGAGTCAATCCGGGAGTTTTTCACCTCTGCAACGATTTCGTCACTGATTGATTTGCCGTTTGCCTTCTTATTTCTATTTCTCATCTGGTTAATGTCAGGCCCATTGGTCATTGTTCCGATTGTCGGTGTGATGATGTTAGCATGTTACTCTTACCTGATTCAGCCCAAACTCAAAGTCGCAATCGAAGAAGGCTCCAGACTCGCGTCTCAGAAATATGCCAATCTGATTGAAAGCCTTTCCGGTTTAGAAACCGTCAAACTATTCGGTGCACAAAGTCAATTCCAATATCGCTGGGAAGAAGCGGTTGCACATATGGCGAATTGGAATATAAAAAGCAGAAAAATAACCAATGGTATTCAGAACGCTGCGGGTTTTGTCCAGCAGGTGAGTAACATCGCGATGATTATTGTCGGTGTTTATTTGATTTCTGAAGGTGACTTGACCATGGGGGGCATGATTGCAGCTACAATGCTCAGTAGCAGAGCAATTGCGCCAATGATTCAGCTCTCTTTACTCTCGACTCGGTATACGCAGGCCAAATCAGCTTTCACGTTAATCGAAGGCATTATGGCGATGCCTGATGAGCAAGAGGAAGGGAAACGCTATATTCATCGCCCCATCTTTAAAGGCAAAATCGAATTAGACAACGTGACTTTTCACTACCCTGGCTCTGCGACCGCATCGATTCGTGATGTCAGTATCACCATCAATCCCGGAGAAAAAGTCGCAATTATCGGCAGAGTAGGCTCAGGAAAGACCACATTAGAGCGCTTAATCATGGGATTGTATAAGCCCACAGAAGGCCACATTCGTATTGATGACACCAATATTTCTCAGCTACATCACATTGATATTCGTAGAAATATTGGCTGTACGCCACAAGATAGTCTGCTATTTTTCGGGACAATTCGAGAAAATATTACACTCGGAAGACCATTAGTTGATGATCGAGATATGCTCGATGCAGCAAATCGTGCCGGTGTAACGATGTTTACTCAACAGGATGCAGCCGGAATGGAACGGCAAGTCGGGGAAGGTGGACAATTACTTTCCGGTGGTCAAAAACAAGCAGTAGCAATTGCTCGAGCCTTGTTAGGTCGCCCTCCCGTACTATTAATGGATGAACCGACCAGTGCTATGGATAACCGTTCAGAAATGCACGTGAAGCATCAATTGAAACAGTTAACCCCCAATGAAACACTGATACTCATCACGCATAAAACATCAATGCTGGATATTGTCGATCGTATTATCGTGATGGAAAAAGGTTATGTGATTGCAGATGGCGCGAAAGAGGAAGTGCTAAATAATCTGCGTCAAGGAAACGTCCGGGCTGTTTAACGCCCCCATCAGCAAACAATAAAATTGATGTTGCCGTGATATGAAATCAAATTTCAGAGACAACATCATTTTCATCTAATAGAGAACTACATTTAATTTCGTACTGGGTGAAATTAAAAATACTAGGGCCATGAGATCGCTTGATCACAATACGCTCATCGCCGAATTGAACAATCACATGACTGAACACTTTACTTTTGACTTCAATGGTATTCTCCCTCAACATAT
This region includes:
- a CDS encoding type I secretion system permease/ATPase yields the protein MQDTLLNSLIYISRYYGLANSPEALINGLPLSDGRLTPFLFPRAAERAGLVAKENRAKLSDIPRLIFPVVLLLKGGESCVLLSINEEQQEAEVVTESSGMVPISYSFQDLEERYIGRYFMVKKQFSYDERSPEVLKTNQGHWFWSTIWQSKKIYRDVLIASLLINAFAIAAPMFSRLVYDKVVPNLAFETLWVLSSGIVCIFLFDITLKMLRSYFIDVAGKKSDILISSKLYSKVLGIRMENRPPSVGAFARHLQEFESIREFFTSATISSLIDLPFAFLFLFLIWLMSGPLVIVPIVGVMMLACYSYLIQPKLKVAIEEGSRLASQKYANLIESLSGLETVKLFGAQSQFQYRWEEAVAHMANWNIKSRKITNGIQNAAGFVQQVSNIAMIIVGVYLISEGDLTMGGMIAATMLSSRAIAPMIQLSLLSTRYTQAKSAFTLIEGIMAMPDEQEEGKRYIHRPIFKGKIELDNVTFHYPGSATASIRDVSITINPGEKVAIIGRVGSGKTTLERLIMGLYKPTEGHIRIDDTNISQLHHIDIRRNIGCTPQDSLLFFGTIRENITLGRPLVDDRDMLDAANRAGVTMFTQQDAAGMERQVGEGGQLLSGGQKQAVAIARALLGRPPVLLMDEPTSAMDNRSEMHVKHQLKQLTPNETLILITHKTSMLDIVDRIIVMEKGYVIADGAKEEVLNNLRQGNVRAV